One genomic region from Gammaproteobacteria bacterium encodes:
- a CDS encoding 6-bladed beta-propeller gives MTIGRLDGDASEVFGLLRTIEVDAAGNVYVLGAQTSDIHVFDRDGTHITSYRRSGQGPRELLGIRGSDLDSEGVLHIADVANGRISTFELDGDSLAFRGVTTLRFRPIDVCVLGGRRYVLRQPGGPSEPTINEIDGDGEVIRGFASPEEPRGAEQRRELGQTPHMLNYGYIACDEATRTIVKFNWMVPVVRAFDPEGGVLWETTLEDYVPWQLRQNRLGLCCRYRPDPEEGFSHSGTSVVADRGGNVVLGLQIEGPRSAENRRHELVVLDVSAGRVIERHPTVGAVGSVKDGLIFTYGEEPFPQVRVFGTS, from the coding sequence ATGACCATCGGACGGTTGGACGGCGATGCCTCCGAGGTGTTCGGTCTTCTCCGCACGATCGAGGTAGACGCCGCCGGTAACGTCTACGTCCTGGGGGCGCAGACTTCCGATATCCACGTATTCGATCGGGACGGCACCCACATCACCTCGTATCGGCGGAGCGGGCAAGGCCCTCGAGAGCTCCTGGGCATTCGTGGCTCTGATCTCGATTCGGAAGGGGTTCTCCACATCGCGGATGTCGCCAATGGGCGGATCAGCACATTCGAACTCGATGGAGACAGTCTTGCCTTCAGGGGGGTGACAACTTTGAGGTTCCGACCAATCGACGTTTGTGTACTCGGAGGGCGACGTTACGTCCTGCGCCAGCCCGGAGGGCCAAGTGAGCCCACGATCAACGAAATCGACGGTGATGGCGAGGTAATTCGGGGCTTTGCGAGCCCCGAGGAGCCGCGAGGGGCTGAACAACGTCGAGAGCTGGGGCAGACGCCGCATATGCTCAACTACGGCTACATCGCGTGCGATGAAGCTACTCGAACGATCGTGAAGTTCAATTGGATGGTACCGGTGGTTCGAGCCTTCGACCCCGAGGGAGGGGTACTCTGGGAGACGACGCTTGAGGACTACGTTCCCTGGCAGCTCAGGCAAAACAGACTCGGCCTGTGCTGCCGGTATCGCCCGGACCCGGAAGAGGGCTTCTCGCACTCAGGCACGTCTGTCGTTGCGGATCGCGGCGGTAACGTGGTGCTCGGGCTTCAAATCGAAGGCCCGCGTTCTGCCGAGAACCGGCGTCACGAACTCGTCGTCCTGGATGTATCAGCAGGACGAGTGATCGAGAGACACCCCACAGTTGGAGCGGTCGGCTCCGTGAAGGATGGACTCATCTTCACCTATGGCGAAGAACCGTTCCCTCAGGTGCGCGTCTTTGGTACGAGTTAG
- a CDS encoding M14 family metallopeptidase, whose product MPKLTTELRALHETARVSGLGQRRFGPEAYWTILDPILDGSPALACERVGESAEGRPLRMVSFGEGEVGVLAWSQMHGDESTATMALADIISFLARHPEHALVRALSHRLSLHFVPMLNPDGAARFQRHNAAGIDVNRDARSLATPEGRALKSAHDRIRPAFGFNLHDQSPRFRVGDSGRMAAIALLAPAHSEKPEISERRRAAMRVCGVVRQAVEPLVGGHVTRYDDAFNPRAFGDLMGAWGTSTILIESGGWPDDPQKQHLRMVNFVGILSALGSIADGSFAEVDLALYDGLPPNGHMVSDLLLAGGTLIAQGLPPMVADVLIEYDDPLTRSGPTIVEVGDLADREAHETVAAGGLFVVAGEGHRAPDGSARIGPGVPADLVVARDPAGEVVVRRIGRD is encoded by the coding sequence GTGCCGAAACTCACCACGGAGCTACGCGCACTCCATGAAACCGCGCGCGTAAGCGGGCTCGGTCAGCGACGCTTCGGTCCCGAGGCCTACTGGACCATCCTCGATCCTATCCTGGACGGCAGCCCGGCGCTGGCGTGCGAAAGGGTGGGCGAAAGCGCCGAGGGACGGCCGCTCCGCATGGTGTCGTTCGGCGAGGGCGAGGTGGGGGTGCTGGCGTGGTCCCAGATGCACGGGGACGAGAGCACCGCGACCATGGCGCTGGCGGACATCATCTCATTCCTGGCCCGGCACCCGGAACACGCTCTGGTCCGGGCGCTGTCCCACCGTCTGAGCCTGCATTTCGTCCCCATGCTCAACCCGGACGGCGCGGCCCGCTTTCAGCGCCACAACGCGGCCGGGATCGACGTGAACCGGGATGCCCGAAGCCTCGCCACCCCGGAAGGGCGCGCGCTCAAGTCGGCGCACGACCGGATACGGCCCGCGTTCGGCTTCAACCTGCACGACCAGAGCCCGCGCTTTCGCGTCGGGGACTCCGGCCGCATGGCGGCCATCGCGCTCCTGGCGCCCGCCCACAGCGAAAAACCCGAGATCAGCGAGCGGCGGCGCGCGGCGATGCGCGTGTGCGGGGTGGTGCGCCAGGCGGTCGAGCCGCTGGTGGGCGGGCACGTCACCCGCTACGACGACGCCTTCAACCCGCGGGCCTTCGGCGACCTGATGGGAGCGTGGGGCACGAGCACGATTCTGATCGAGTCCGGCGGATGGCCGGATGATCCGCAGAAGCAGCACCTGCGCATGGTGAACTTCGTCGGCATTCTGTCCGCGCTGGGATCGATCGCCGACGGCAGCTTCGCGGAGGTCGACCTCGCCCTCTACGACGGGCTGCCTCCGAACGGGCACATGGTGAGCGACCTCCTGCTCGCCGGGGGCACGCTGATCGCGCAGGGTCTGCCGCCGATGGTGGCCGACGTGCTCATCGAGTACGACGATCCCCTAACGCGATCGGGCCCGACCATCGTGGAAGTGGGCGACCTGGCGGACCGGGAAGCCCATGAAACGGTCGCGGCCGGCGGACTCTTCGTCGTCGCCGGCGAGGGGCATCGCGCCCCGGACGGAAGCGCGCGGATCGGCCCGGGCGTACCCGCCGACCTGGTGGTGGCGCGGGACCCCGCGGGAGAGGTGGTAGTGAGAAGGATCGGCCGGGACTAG
- a CDS encoding sugar phosphate nucleotidyltransferase — protein sequence MKAVIPLAGKGTRLRPHTHLLPKALVRVAGRPVLAHLLDDLLRFGVTEMVFIVGHLDEVIRRYMADAYPDLPVHYVVQAVQDGTAGAVKLAQPFADGELLILFADTLFEADLSPARTLSPEWSAVIWTKEVEDYWKYGVVVTGPDGAMTSIVEKPEQPVSRLANIGLYHIRDSALLFEGIDHVLAAPRSSSGEYYLTDAFQYMVDRGARIRTAPVDSWHDCGSPEGLLGTNRHLLEAGGAAVSAAARLSDCSLAEPVLVDEDVVAEGSVIGPNVTLERGARVVGSRLTNTIVGAGARVEGARLDGSLVGAGAIVRGVEGRVNVSDHSVVEATGANEGA from the coding sequence ATGAAAGCCGTCATTCCGCTTGCGGGCAAGGGAACGAGGTTGCGGCCCCACACCCACCTCCTGCCCAAGGCGCTGGTGCGCGTGGCAGGGAGACCGGTCCTCGCCCATCTGCTCGACGACCTCTTGCGCTTCGGGGTCACGGAGATGGTGTTCATCGTCGGCCATCTCGACGAAGTCATCCGCCGGTACATGGCAGACGCGTATCCGGACCTGCCCGTCCACTACGTCGTCCAGGCCGTGCAGGACGGAACCGCGGGGGCGGTCAAGCTGGCGCAGCCGTTCGCGGACGGCGAGCTGCTGATCCTGTTCGCGGATACCCTGTTCGAGGCCGATCTTTCGCCGGCGCGAACGCTCTCGCCGGAATGGAGCGCGGTCATCTGGACGAAGGAGGTCGAGGACTACTGGAAGTACGGCGTCGTCGTAACCGGCCCGGACGGCGCCATGACGAGCATCGTGGAGAAGCCGGAGCAGCCCGTCTCCCGCCTCGCCAACATCGGCCTCTACCATATCCGCGATTCCGCCCTGCTCTTCGAGGGCATCGACCACGTGCTGGCTGCGCCTAGGAGCTCGTCGGGCGAGTACTACCTGACGGACGCCTTCCAGTACATGGTGGACCGGGGTGCGCGCATCCGCACGGCCCCGGTGGACTCCTGGCACGACTGCGGCAGTCCCGAGGGGCTGCTGGGCACCAATCGGCATCTGCTGGAGGCGGGAGGCGCGGCGGTGTCGGCCGCGGCGCGGCTGAGCGACTGCTCGCTTGCCGAACCGGTGCTGGTGGATGAGGATGTGGTCGCCGAGGGGAGCGTTATCGGTCCCAACGTCACGCTGGAGCGGGGGGCGAGAGTGGTCGGCAGCAGGCTGACGAACACCATCGTGGGTGCCGGCGCGCGCGTGGAGGGAGCGCGCCTGGACGGGTCGCTGGTGGGCGCGGGCGCGATCGTGCGGGGTGTGGAGGGAAGGGTGAATGTCTCGGACCACTCGGTGGTCGAGGCGACGGGGGCGAACGAGGGCGCCTAG
- a CDS encoding dicarboxylate/amino acid:cation symporter: protein MEYNPDLPFYKRLHWQVLAAMILGSLAGVAFGEAGAEAIGWIGELFMRLLRMIIVPLVLTSIVSGVASVGGGRAVGRLFGKTLGYYVVSSFLAASVGLLMVNLYRPGVGSNIVEASTDPMLVDTPDSFIQLILDIVPINFVGAAGTGDMLAIIFFCIVFGAAITTLPERPRVIITDIFDAFFKAMMALTSGIIKLLPIGVLALITRMVGTTGFDAFGTLAKYIATLASGLTIHLFITLPLLLYFGGRLASGRPISPIIHFRNMLEPLLVAFSTSSSGATLPVTIKTVREKVGVSNKVSSFVLPMGATVNMDGTAVFECVGALFIAQALGADLSFMTQATVVLTALLASIGAAAVPSAGLVVIFIVLEAIGLGGNADAALIVGAMLAIDRPLDMARTAVNVYSDSCGAAIIARSEGEDHVDAQVAVG from the coding sequence ATGGAATACAATCCGGACCTTCCCTTCTACAAGCGGCTGCACTGGCAGGTTCTTGCCGCGATGATCCTGGGTTCGCTCGCCGGGGTCGCTTTCGGCGAAGCCGGGGCCGAGGCGATCGGCTGGATCGGCGAACTGTTCATGCGGCTGCTGAGGATGATCATCGTGCCGCTGGTGCTCACCTCGATCGTGTCCGGAGTGGCGTCGGTGGGCGGAGGCCGGGCCGTGGGCCGCCTGTTCGGCAAGACGCTGGGATACTACGTCGTGTCGAGCTTCCTCGCCGCTTCGGTGGGGCTCCTGATGGTCAATCTCTACCGGCCGGGGGTGGGGTCCAACATCGTCGAGGCCTCCACCGACCCCATGCTGGTCGACACGCCCGACTCGTTCATCCAGCTGATCCTGGACATCGTGCCCATCAACTTCGTGGGCGCGGCCGGCACCGGCGACATGCTGGCGATCATCTTCTTCTGCATCGTCTTCGGCGCGGCCATCACGACGCTGCCGGAACGCCCGCGCGTCATCATCACCGACATCTTCGACGCCTTCTTCAAGGCGATGATGGCGCTCACGTCCGGCATCATCAAGCTGCTGCCGATCGGCGTCCTGGCGCTCATCACGAGGATGGTGGGCACGACCGGATTCGACGCGTTCGGAACGCTGGCCAAGTACATTGCGACGCTCGCCTCGGGGCTGACGATTCACCTCTTCATCACGCTGCCGCTCCTCCTGTACTTCGGAGGACGTCTGGCGTCCGGGCGCCCCATTTCGCCGATCATCCACTTCCGCAACATGCTCGAACCGCTCCTGGTCGCCTTCTCGACCAGTTCCTCGGGTGCGACGCTCCCGGTGACGATCAAGACCGTGCGCGAGAAGGTGGGCGTTTCCAACAAGGTGTCGTCGTTCGTGCTGCCCATGGGCGCCACGGTGAACATGGACGGAACGGCGGTTTTCGAATGCGTCGGGGCGCTCTTCATCGCCCAGGCTCTGGGCGCCGACCTCAGCTTCATGACGCAGGCCACGGTCGTGCTGACGGCGCTTCTGGCTTCGATCGGAGCGGCTGCGGTGCCCTCGGCCGGCCTCGTGGTCATCTTCATCGTGCTGGAGGCCATCGGGCTTGGAGGCAACGCCGACGCCGCCCTGATCGTCGGGGCGATGCTCGCGATCGACCGCCCGCTGGACATGGCGCGGACGGCGGTCAACGTCTACAGCGATTCATGCGGCGCCGCCATCATCGCGCGTTCGGAGGGCGAAGACCACGTGGATGCGCAGGTCGCCGTGGGATGA
- a CDS encoding DUF445 family protein produces MLENLIAPLLTIAFGALAGGLTNSVAIWMLFHPYEPLRVRGRKIGLLQGAVPKNQPRLAAAIGRTVGNRLLTESDLERTFADEEFRRAFDRRLGEFVDVLLLEERGSLREMLPESILPEVESALHHSADRVREQIAAWLDSEEFERTVADRAGSVVEALSDVPIGGALTPARSAALASALDGWMEGTLGSDGFYRAVDDYLSSAARSLLSPEKTFEQTIPPGMVAAFERGLSNYLPLAIARLGALLEDDRARARFERGIHDLLQRFLRDLRFHQRVVARLVITEDTVDRVLDTIREEGAEQIAHLLKDPAVQAAMSRGINDAVVDFLRRPVHLVLGEADSESVVAARRTLADWVASTARDPATRSFLVEKLEAALHEAGARSWGEVLERIPPASIADGLVSLARSDAAAQLIDGTTRQLVDTVLDRPIGVPARWLPDGAADRLKEGLSAPVWEWLQAQVPAVVRQIDVARRVEEKVLAFPAARMEQIVRRVTERELKLIVRLGYVLGGIIGTVLVLVTRLVG; encoded by the coding sequence TTGCTCGAGAACCTGATCGCCCCGCTGCTCACCATCGCCTTCGGTGCGCTGGCGGGCGGGCTGACCAACTCGGTCGCGATCTGGATGCTCTTCCACCCGTACGAGCCGTTGCGCGTGCGCGGCAGGAAGATCGGCCTCCTGCAGGGCGCGGTTCCCAAGAACCAGCCCCGCCTGGCCGCGGCCATCGGGCGCACGGTGGGGAACCGCCTGCTCACCGAATCCGACCTGGAGCGGACCTTCGCCGACGAGGAATTCCGGCGCGCCTTCGACCGGCGCCTGGGCGAGTTCGTGGACGTGCTGCTCCTGGAGGAGCGCGGGTCCCTGCGGGAGATGCTGCCGGAGTCGATCCTGCCCGAGGTGGAATCGGCGCTGCATCACTCGGCGGACAGGGTCCGCGAGCAGATCGCGGCCTGGCTCGACTCAGAGGAGTTCGAGCGTACGGTCGCCGACCGCGCCGGGTCGGTGGTGGAAGCGCTCTCCGACGTGCCCATCGGCGGCGCGCTCACGCCCGCGCGCAGCGCCGCTCTGGCCTCCGCGCTCGACGGGTGGATGGAGGGCACGCTGGGCAGCGACGGCTTCTACCGCGCCGTGGACGACTACCTGTCGTCGGCCGCCCGCTCGCTGCTCTCGCCCGAGAAGACCTTCGAGCAGACGATTCCGCCCGGAATGGTGGCGGCATTCGAGCGCGGGCTCTCCAACTACCTGCCGCTCGCGATCGCCCGGCTCGGCGCCCTGCTGGAGGACGACCGGGCGCGGGCCCGCTTCGAGCGGGGCATCCACGACCTGTTGCAGCGCTTCCTGCGCGACCTGCGCTTCCACCAGCGGGTGGTGGCGCGCCTGGTCATCACCGAAGACACCGTGGACCGGGTGCTGGACACCATCCGGGAAGAGGGCGCGGAGCAGATCGCGCACCTGCTGAAGGATCCCGCGGTCCAGGCGGCCATGTCGCGCGGCATCAACGACGCGGTCGTAGACTTCCTGCGCCGCCCCGTCCACCTGGTGCTGGGCGAGGCCGACAGCGAGAGCGTGGTCGCGGCGCGCCGGACGCTGGCCGACTGGGTGGCTTCGACGGCTCGCGATCCCGCAACGCGCAGCTTCCTGGTGGAAAAGCTCGAAGCGGCCCTCCACGAGGCGGGTGCGCGCAGCTGGGGCGAGGTGCTGGAACGCATCCCTCCCGCGTCGATCGCGGACGGGCTGGTATCGCTCGCCCGCAGCGACGCCGCCGCGCAACTGATCGACGGCACCACCCGCCAGTTGGTGGACACCGTCCTCGACCGTCCCATCGGAGTTCCCGCGCGCTGGCTCCCGGATGGCGCCGCCGACCGTCTGAAGGAGGGATTGAGCGCACCGGTCTGGGAGTGGCTGCAGGCCCAGGTGCCCGCCGTGGTTCGGCAGATCGACGTGGCGCGTCGCGTCGAGGAGAAGGTGCTGGCGTTTCCCGCCGCGCGCATGGAGCAGATCGTGCGGCGGGTGACGGAGCGGGAACTGAAACTGATCGTGCGGCTGGGCTACGTGCTCGGGGGGATCATCGGCACCGTGCTGGTGCTCGTGACTCGCCTGGTGGGATAG
- a CDS encoding divalent-cation tolerance protein CutA gives MSDSHRVVLISAPGAEAGRQLARALVEERLAACGSVVPAVTSVYRWQGAVEEEEEALVVLKTAADRVEALTRRTRELHPYEVPEILALPVAGGNPAYLEWVTEETRAAPSGPADAQT, from the coding sequence GTGTCCGACTCGCACCGGGTGGTACTGATTTCAGCGCCGGGAGCCGAAGCCGGGCGGCAACTGGCCCGCGCGCTGGTGGAGGAACGGCTGGCTGCCTGCGGGAGCGTGGTGCCGGCGGTGACGTCGGTGTACCGCTGGCAGGGCGCGGTGGAGGAGGAGGAAGAGGCGCTGGTGGTGCTAAAGACGGCGGCCGACCGGGTCGAAGCGCTCACGCGGCGGACGCGCGAACTCCATCCCTATGAAGTTCCCGAGATCCTCGCTCTTCCCGTTGCCGGCGGCAATCCCGCGTATCTGGAGTGGGTGACCGAGGAGACGCGCGCCGCGCCGTCCGGGCCCGCCGACGCGCAGACCTGA
- a CDS encoding long-chain fatty acid--CoA ligase has protein sequence MTSPTLTSLFLEAVERFGDATALRAPNADLTWSRISYDEVFRTARRAASGLRALGVERGEAAAILSNNRPEWALADYACLCAGVRDVPIYPSLTAPQVAYILRDSGARAVFAEDEEQLAKLIEIRDQCPELRHIIVFDPPGEIPEGVLAWRDFVQLDPMGLSDKAFREEALAARPESVATILYTSGTTGNPKGVLLTHANVGSNVRVSRTLLDISDTDTTLSFLPLSHVFQRMVDYVFFNVGCTIAYARDMTTVAEDLKIVRPTVAVSVPRLYERVYNAVTGATGVKGLLVGWAASVGLAHADAVLAGRDPGWWTRARKSLADKLVFSKLRAAVGGRLRFFVSGGAPLSPGINKFFFAAGLQILEGYGLTETSPVTNVNTFENFRIGTVGKAVPGTEIRIASDGEICIRGPQVMKGYFNRPEDTAEAIDEEGWFKTGDIGELDEDGFLRITDRKKDIIVTAGGKNIAPQPIENDVKLDPYIEQAVMVGDRRPFPSLLVVPDFEQLNQWAAASEIDASDAGALLRDARCQEFLGGRVKEALAGLARFEMPKKTAFLASTFTIEDGTLTPTQKVRRRAVEERHGGLIESLYDEANVGRDYFTG, from the coding sequence GTGACCTCCCCCACGCTCACCAGCCTGTTTCTCGAGGCCGTCGAGCGATTCGGGGACGCAACTGCGCTCAGGGCGCCGAACGCCGACCTGACTTGGTCGCGGATCTCATATGATGAAGTGTTCCGGACCGCCAGGAGGGCGGCCAGCGGGCTCCGGGCGCTCGGGGTGGAACGGGGCGAAGCGGCGGCCATCCTGTCCAACAACCGTCCCGAGTGGGCGCTCGCCGACTACGCCTGCCTGTGCGCGGGCGTCCGGGACGTCCCCATCTATCCCAGCCTGACCGCGCCCCAGGTCGCCTACATCCTGCGGGACTCCGGCGCCCGGGCGGTCTTCGCCGAGGACGAGGAACAGCTCGCGAAGCTCATCGAGATTCGGGACCAATGCCCCGAACTCCGCCACATCATCGTTTTCGATCCTCCGGGCGAGATTCCCGAAGGCGTCCTGGCGTGGCGCGACTTCGTGCAGCTCGATCCCATGGGCCTGAGCGACAAGGCGTTTCGGGAAGAGGCGCTCGCCGCGCGGCCGGAGTCGGTCGCCACCATCCTCTATACCTCGGGCACGACCGGGAATCCGAAGGGCGTGCTGCTCACGCATGCCAACGTCGGGTCCAACGTGCGCGTCTCCCGCACGCTGCTCGACATTTCCGACACCGACACCACGCTCAGCTTCCTGCCCCTGTCGCACGTCTTCCAGCGCATGGTGGACTACGTCTTCTTCAACGTGGGGTGCACCATCGCCTACGCCCGCGACATGACCACCGTGGCCGAGGATCTGAAGATCGTCCGGCCGACCGTGGCCGTCTCGGTTCCCCGGCTGTACGAGCGCGTGTACAACGCGGTGACCGGAGCGACGGGCGTGAAGGGGCTGCTGGTGGGCTGGGCGGCATCCGTGGGCCTCGCGCACGCCGACGCGGTGCTGGCAGGCCGCGATCCGGGGTGGTGGACGAGGGCCCGCAAGTCCCTGGCCGACAAGCTGGTGTTCAGCAAGCTGCGCGCGGCCGTGGGCGGACGGCTGCGTTTCTTCGTCAGCGGCGGCGCACCGCTTTCGCCCGGAATCAACAAGTTCTTTTTCGCCGCCGGGCTTCAGATCCTCGAGGGATACGGGCTGACGGAGACCAGCCCGGTCACCAACGTGAACACCTTCGAGAACTTCCGCATCGGCACGGTGGGCAAGGCGGTTCCGGGCACGGAGATCCGCATCGCCTCCGACGGCGAGATCTGCATTCGCGGCCCCCAGGTCATGAAGGGATACTTCAACCGTCCCGAGGACACCGCCGAAGCCATCGACGAGGAAGGGTGGTTCAAGACGGGCGACATCGGCGAACTCGACGAGGACGGCTTCCTGCGCATCACCGACCGCAAGAAGGACATCATCGTCACCGCAGGCGGCAAGAACATCGCGCCGCAGCCCATCGAGAATGACGTCAAGCTCGATCCGTACATCGAGCAGGCGGTCATGGTGGGCGACCGGCGACCCTTCCCGTCGCTTCTGGTGGTGCCCGACTTCGAGCAGCTGAACCAGTGGGCCGCCGCAAGCGAGATCGACGCGTCGGACGCCGGGGCGCTGCTCCGTGATGCGAGGTGCCAGGAGTTTCTGGGGGGCAGGGTGAAGGAGGCGCTGGCGGGGCTGGCCCGCTTCGAGATGCCCAAGAAGACGGCTTTCCTGGCGTCGACGTTCACGATCGAGGACGGGACGCTCACCCCGACCCAGAAGGTGCGGCGACGGGCCGTGGAGGAGCGTCACGGCGGGCTCATCGAGTCGCTGTACGACGAAGCGAACGTCGGCCGCGACTACTTCACCGGCTGA
- a CDS encoding OsmC family protein, whose translation MDREVRLSWLGSGRAYEGRSGVGDPAVIIDGNGARGPSPMDTVLLGVAACMGIDIEEILRKSRVPLEELDFVVRGARAEDHPRRYTRVDFDIALSGPRPGDEARVERAVELSRDKYCSALNSLRSDIRVTTRIRTRTPASTPGAP comes from the coding sequence ATGGATAGGGAAGTCCGCCTTTCCTGGCTCGGCTCCGGCCGTGCCTACGAGGGCCGGTCGGGGGTTGGCGATCCCGCCGTGATCATCGACGGAAACGGCGCGCGCGGGCCTTCCCCCATGGACACGGTCCTGCTGGGTGTCGCGGCCTGCATGGGGATCGACATCGAGGAGATTCTGCGCAAGTCGCGGGTGCCGCTCGAGGAACTGGATTTCGTTGTCCGGGGTGCGCGCGCGGAAGATCATCCCCGGCGCTACACCCGAGTCGACTTCGACATCGCGCTCTCCGGGCCCCGACCCGGGGACGAGGCGCGGGTCGAGCGCGCGGTGGAGCTGTCGCGCGACAAGTACTGCAGCGCCCTCAATTCGCTCCGCAGCGACATCCGGGTGACGACCCGCATCCGGACCCGAACGCCGGCTTCGACGCCGGGCGCGCCGTGA
- a CDS encoding tetratricopeptide repeat protein, with protein sequence MGWIKGLFGGSGPDKTDYHEDARALVEEGRFQDALNSFNLALKESPGDPIILQEIAMVYTRIGMSDEAAKTYRHVLRKHPDTAGAHYGLGFLLRRAGQKRAAVDHLSTFLANPPQGSEYEQHISHARSTLATLMRELEQGSADGDG encoded by the coding sequence ATGGGTTGGATAAAAGGTCTTTTCGGGGGCTCCGGCCCCGACAAGACAGACTACCATGAGGATGCGCGCGCCCTCGTCGAGGAGGGCAGGTTCCAGGACGCGCTGAACTCCTTCAATCTCGCCCTGAAGGAATCTCCCGGAGATCCGATCATCCTGCAGGAAATCGCCATGGTCTACACCCGGATCGGGATGTCGGACGAAGCGGCGAAGACCTATCGCCACGTTTTGCGCAAGCACCCGGATACGGCCGGGGCCCACTACGGGCTAGGGTTTCTGCTGCGGCGGGCGGGACAGAAGAGGGCCGCCGTCGATCACCTCAGCACCTTCCTGGCCAACCCTCCTCAGGGTTCCGAGTACGAGCAGCACATCTCCCACGCGCGCAGCACGCTCGCGACCCTGATGCGTGAACTGGAGCAGGGGTCCGCCGATGGGGATGGATAG
- a CDS encoding SDR family oxidoreductase, whose translation MNDLAGCSALVTGATSGIGAACARALASGGAEVFLVARRRDLLSRIADEIGGHDLPADLADDGQVEGLSAEVAARLGGTPDVLVHAAGVFSLAPLHQTGLEDLDRSLTVNLRSAFLLARAFLPGMLRRNHGHIVLVGSVAGRTAFPENSAYSASKFGLRGMHEVLREETRGTGVRTSLVEPGACDTPLWDPIDPERHPGLPPRDGMLEPRQVAEAILFLVTRPATVQIPLLQIERS comes from the coding sequence GTGAACGACCTTGCGGGCTGCTCCGCGCTGGTGACGGGCGCGACCAGCGGGATCGGCGCAGCGTGCGCGCGAGCCCTCGCGTCCGGCGGGGCGGAAGTGTTCCTGGTGGCGCGCCGGCGCGACCTGCTCTCCCGCATCGCGGACGAGATCGGCGGGCACGACCTGCCCGCGGATCTTGCCGACGACGGCCAGGTGGAGGGCCTGTCGGCGGAGGTGGCGGCGCGCCTGGGTGGTACGCCCGATGTCCTCGTCCACGCGGCGGGCGTGTTTTCCCTCGCCCCCCTGCACCAGACCGGCCTTGAGGATCTGGACCGCAGCCTGACCGTCAACCTGCGGAGCGCCTTTCTGCTGGCGCGCGCCTTCCTTCCCGGCATGCTGCGCCGGAACCACGGACACATCGTGCTGGTGGGATCGGTAGCGGGACGCACGGCGTTTCCAGAGAACAGCGCCTACTCCGCCTCCAAGTTCGGGCTGCGCGGCATGCACGAGGTGCTGCGCGAGGAAACCCGCGGAACGGGCGTACGCACTTCGCTGGTGGAGCCGGGCGCGTGCGACACTCCGCTCTGGGATCCCATCGACCCGGAGCGCCATCCCGGGCTTCCGCCCCGCGACGGAATGCTCGAGCCGCGGCAGGTGGCCGAGGCGATCCTGTTTCTGGTCACCCGCCCCGCCACCGTTCAGATCCCCCTTCTGCAGATCGAGCGCTCATGA
- the folE gene encoding GTP cyclohydrolase I FolE, with the protein MARASFEELVTEIIRRIGEDPGRQGLVRTPERVTRAMELFTSGYAQAPEDVMAGALFRESHQNMVLVRNIEMYSLCEHHLLPFFGKVHVAYIPNGRIVGLSKTARIVNVFARRLQVQERLTEQIAQGLWDVVHPQGVGVIVEAHHLCMMMRGVEQQNSSTLTSAMRGSFLEDSRTREEFLALALKAGNLE; encoded by the coding sequence CTGGCCCGGGCCTCGTTCGAGGAACTCGTGACCGAGATCATTCGCCGCATCGGCGAGGATCCCGGCCGGCAGGGTCTGGTGCGCACGCCGGAACGGGTGACGCGCGCGATGGAGCTGTTCACCAGCGGGTACGCGCAGGCGCCCGAGGACGTGATGGCCGGCGCGCTCTTCCGGGAGAGCCACCAGAACATGGTGCTGGTGCGCAACATCGAGATGTATTCCCTGTGCGAGCACCACCTGCTGCCGTTCTTCGGCAAGGTCCACGTGGCGTACATCCCGAACGGGCGGATCGTCGGGCTGTCCAAGACCGCGCGCATCGTCAACGTCTTCGCGCGCCGGCTCCAGGTTCAGGAGCGGCTGACCGAGCAGATCGCCCAGGGGCTGTGGGATGTCGTACATCCACAGGGCGTGGGCGTGATCGTGGAGGCGCACCACCTGTGCATGATGATGCGTGGCGTCGAGCAGCAGAACTCCTCGACCCTCACGTCGGCGATGCGGGGGTCGTTTCTGGAGGACTCGCGGACCCGCGAGGAATTCCTCGCGCTGGCGCTGAAGGCGGGGAACCTGGAGTAA